A single Triticum dicoccoides isolate Atlit2015 ecotype Zavitan chromosome 2A, WEW_v2.0, whole genome shotgun sequence DNA region contains:
- the LOC119354973 gene encoding 2-oxoglutarate dehydrogenase, mitochondrial-like produces MGLFRAASGLARVALRRSLSRAPASPFAGPAPRYFHSTLPRRYAAPEPRAVPLSRLTDSFLDGTSSVYLEELQRAWEADPTSVDESWDNFFRNFVGQAATSPGISGQTIQESMRLLLLVRAYQVSGHMKAKLDPLGLEQRAVPDVLDPAFYGFSESDLDREFFLGVWRMAGFLSENRPVQTLRSVLGRLEQAYCGTIGYEYMHIPDREKCNWLRERIETVNPREYTYDRRQVMLDRLIWSTQFENFLAQKWTTAKRFGLEGAETLIPGMKEMFDRAADLGVESIVIGMPHRGRLNVLGNVVRKPLRQIFSEFSGGTKPVNEGEGLYTGTGDVKYHLGTSYDRPTRGGKHIHLSLVANPSHLEAVDPVVAGKTRAKQYYSNDLDRTKNLGVLLHGDGSFSGQGVVYETLHLSALPNYTTGGTIHLVVNNQVAFTTDPMSGRSSQYCTDVAKALDAPIFHVNGDDLEAVVHTCELAAEWRQTFHSDVVVDIVCYRRFGHNEIDEPSFTQPKMYKVIRNHPSALEIYQNQLLESGKISKEDIDKIHKKVSTILNEEFKKSKDDIPNKRDWLSAYWTGFKSPEQISRIRNTGVKPEILKRVGEAMTTLPETFKPHRAVKKIFDLRRQMIETGEGIDWAVGEALAFATLIIEGNHVRLSGQDVERGTFSHRHSVIHDQETGEQYCPLDNLVMNQNEELFTVSNSSLSEFAVLGFELGYSMENPNSLVLWEAQFGDFSNGAQVIFDQFISSGEAKWLRQTGLVVCLPHGYDGQGPEHSSARMERFLQMSDDNPYVIPEMDPTLRKQIQECNWQVVNVTTPANYFHVLRRQIHRDFRKPLIVMSPKNLLRHKDCKSSLSEFDDLAGHPGFDKQGTRFKRLIKDRNDHKDLEEGIRRLVLCSGKVYYELDEERKKSDSNDVAICRVEQLCPFPYDLIQRELKRYPNAEIVWCQEEPMNMGAYTYINPRLLTAMRALGRGSIDDIKYVGRAPSAATATGFYTVHVQEQTELVKKALQRDPIKSPL; encoded by the exons ATGGGGTTGTTCCGGGCCGCGTCGGGCTTAGCCCGGGTGGCGCTGCGGAGGAGCCTGTCGCGCGCTCCGGCGAGCCCGTTCGCCGGCCCCGCGCCGCGGTACTTCCACTCGACGCTCCCCCGGCGGTACGCGGCGCCTGAGCCCCGCGCCGTGCCGCTCTCGCGCCTCACCGACAGCTTCCTCGATGGCACCAGCAGCGTGTACCTCGAGGAGCTGCAGCGGGCGTGGGAGGCGGACCCGACCTCCGTCGACGAGTCCTGGGACAACTTCTTCCGGAACTTCGTCGGGCAGGCCGCCACGTCCCCCGGCATATCCGGCCAGACGATCCAGGAGAGTATGAGGCTGCTGCTGCTCGTGCGCGCCTACCAGGTGAGCGGCCACATGAAGGCCAAGCTCGATCCTCTTGGACTGGAGCAGCGCGCGGTTCCGGATGTCCTGGACCCAGCGTTCTACGGCTTCTCTGAGTCTGATTTGGATCGGGAGTTCTTCCTCGGGGTGTGGAGGATGGCTGGGTTCTTGTCGGAGAATCGGCCTGTGCAGACACTTCGTTCTGTGTTGGGACGTCTGGAGCAGGCCTACTGTGGCACCATTGGTTACGAGTACATGCACATACCGGACCGGGAAAAGTGCAACTGGCTGAGGGAGAGGATCGAGACAGTTAACCCAAGGGAGTACACCTATGATCGTCGCCAGGTCATGCTCGATAGGCTCATCTGGAGTACCCAGTTTGAGAATTTCTTGGCACAGAAGTGGACCACTGCAAAGCGATTTGGCCTAGAAGGTGCCGAGACACTGATTCCTGGTATGAAGGAGATGTTTGACAGGGCAGCTGATCTTGGTGTAGAGAGTATTGTCATTGGGATGCCACACAGAGGCAGGCTCAATGTCTTGGGAAACGTCGTACGTAAGCCCTTGCGACAGATCTTCAGCGAGTTTAGTGGTGGTACCAAGCCTGTCAATGAGGGGGAGGGTTTGTATACAGGGACAGGTGATGTCAAGTACCATCTAGGAACTTCATATGATAGGCCTACCAGGGGTGGGAAACATATCCATCTATCGTTGGTTGCAAATCCAAGTCATTTGGAAGCAGTCGATCCTGTTGTTGCTGGGAAGACCAGAGCAAAGCAGTATTATTCTAATGATCTTGACAGGACCAAGAATCTAGGGGTGCTATTGCATGGTGATGGAAGCTTCTCAGGGCAGGGTGTTGTGTATGAGACCCTGCATCTGAGTGCACTTCCAAACTACACCACTGGCGGAACAATTCATCTTGTGGTCAATAATCAGGTTGCATTCACTACTGATCCGATGTCAGGGAGATCTTCACAGTATTGTACAGACGTAGCCAAAGCATTGGATGCCCCAATTTTCCATGTGAACGGTGACGACTTGGAGGCTGTGGTTCATACTTGTGAACTTGCTGCGGAGTGGAGGCAAACATTTCATTCTGATGTAGTGGTGGATATTGTATGCTACCGTCGATTTGGGCATAATGAGATTGACGAGCCCTCCTTCACCCAGCCTAAAATGTACAAG GTGATTAGGAACCACCCAAGTGCGCTTGAGATATATCAAAACCAGCTGTTAGAATCGGGGAAGATCTCCAAGGAAGATATTGACAAGATACACAAGAAGGTCAGCACCATACTGAATGAGGAATTCAAAAAGAGCAAAGACGATATCCCCAACAAGAGGGACTGGCTTTCTGCTTACTGGACTGGGTTTAAGTCCCCAGAACAGATTTCACGTATCCGAAACACCGG TGTCAAGCCAGAGATTCTAAAACGTGTTGGTGAAGCCATGACAACACTGCCAGAAACTTTCAAACCTCACAGGGCTGTCAAGAAGATTTTTGATCTGCGTCGCCAAATGATTGAGACTGGGGAAGGCATTGACTGGGCAGTGGGTGAAGCACTTGCTTTTGCAACTCTTATAATTGAGGGGAACCATGTCAGGTTAAGTGGCCAGGATGTTGAGAGAGGTACATTCAGCCACCGCCATTCTGTCATCCATGACCAAGAAACTGGGGAGCAGTATTGCCCACTTGATAATCTTGTCATGAACCAGAATGAGGAACTATTTACTGTAAGCAACAG TTCCCTGTCAGAGTTTGCTGTTCTGGGCTTTGAGTTGGGTTATTCAATGGAGAACCCAAACTCACTGGTTTTATGGGAagcacagtttggtgatttttcaAATGGGGCTCAAGTGATATTTGATCAGTTCATTAGTAGCGGAGAGGCAAAATGGCTCCGCCAGACTGGGCTTGTTGTCTGCCTTCCTCATGGATATGACGGTCAAGGGCCTGAACATTCTAGTGCGAGAATGGAGCGCTTCCTTCAG ATGAGTGATGATAACCCCTATGTTATACCTGAGATGGATCCAACACTGAGGAAGCAAATCCAGGAGTGCAACTGGCAGGTCGTGAATGTCACCACTCCTGCGAACTATTTCCATGTGCTGCGTCGCCAG ATACACCGGGATTTCAGAAAGCCTTTAATTGTGATGTCTCCAAAGAATCTCCTTCGTCACAAGGACTGCAAATCCAGTCTATCTGAATTCGATGATCTTGCTGGTCACCCTGGATTTGATAAGCAAGGGACACGCTTCAAGCGTCTAATAAAAGACCGGAATGACCATAAGGACCTTGAGGAAGGAATCAGACGTCTAGTTCTTTGTTCTGGAAAG GTGTACTATGAATTGGATGAAGAAAGAAAGAAGTCGGATTCCAATGATGTCGCGATATGTAGAGTTGAGCAGCTCTGTCCATTCCCCTACGACCTCATTCAGCGTGAGCTGAAGAGATATCCAA ATGCCGAGATTGTTTGGTGCCAAGAAGAACCGATGAACATGGGGGCGTATACCTACATCAATCCTCGCCTGCTGACCGCGATGAGGGCGCTCGGTCGTGGCAGCATAGATGATATCAAGTACGTCGGAAGGGCCCCATCTGCAGCCACAGCTACAGGTTTCTATACTGTCCATGTCCAGGAGCAAACCGAGCTCGTGAAGAAGGCGCTGCAGCGAGACCCCATCAAGTCTCCGCTCTGA